One window of Labrys wisconsinensis genomic DNA carries:
- a CDS encoding SDR family oxidoreductase, with product MTGRLKGKTAIVTGAGQGIGAATAEAFAREGATVVIAERNAETGAVVARAIEAAGGRAQFVETDVTDRTSVEAMAARTLAAYGSIDILVNNAGINVFHEPLETSEEEWRRCFAVDLEGVWTVTRAVLPSMRSRKNGAVVNIASSHSFSIIPHTFPYPVAKHGLLGLTRSLGIEYAAEGIRVNAIAPGYIETPIAVAYWNTFPDPEAERRRAYDLHPPKRIGRPEEVAMTAVFLASDEAPFINAACIVIDGGRSVLYHE from the coding sequence ATGACCGGGCGCCTCAAAGGCAAGACCGCGATCGTCACCGGCGCCGGGCAGGGCATCGGCGCGGCGACGGCCGAGGCTTTCGCGCGGGAGGGGGCGACCGTGGTGATCGCCGAGCGCAATGCCGAAACCGGCGCCGTCGTGGCGCGCGCCATCGAGGCCGCCGGCGGGCGGGCGCAGTTCGTCGAGACCGACGTCACCGACCGCACCTCGGTGGAGGCCATGGCGGCGCGGACGCTCGCCGCTTATGGCAGCATCGACATCCTGGTCAACAATGCCGGCATCAACGTCTTTCACGAGCCCCTGGAGACCAGCGAGGAGGAATGGCGGCGCTGCTTCGCCGTCGACCTCGAGGGCGTCTGGACCGTGACGCGGGCGGTGCTGCCGTCGATGCGGTCGCGAAAGAACGGCGCGGTGGTCAACATCGCCTCCTCGCATTCCTTCAGCATCATCCCGCACACCTTCCCCTATCCCGTGGCCAAGCACGGGCTGCTCGGGCTGACGCGTTCGCTCGGCATCGAATATGCGGCCGAGGGCATCCGCGTGAACGCCATCGCGCCCGGCTATATCGAGACGCCGATCGCGGTCGCCTACTGGAACACCTTTCCCGACCCTGAGGCCGAGCGCCGGCGCGCCTATGATCTGCATCCGCCCAAGCGCATCGGCCGGCCGGAGGAGGTGGCGATGACCGCCGTCTTCCTCGCCTCCGACGAGGCTCCGTTCATCAACGCCGCCTGCATCGTCATCGATGGCGGGCGGTCCGTCCTCTACCACGAGTAG
- the araG gene encoding L-arabinose ABC transporter ATP-binding protein AraG produces the protein MTPFLRFDGISKGFPGVQALSGVSFGVPEGHVHGLLGENGAGKSTLIKILGGDIRPDAGALHLGTRDGRFASVHEAMTSGVAVVHQELQLVPELSVGENLTLGRFPNRGGIVSFRALHQAAAAAIAEVGGGIDTRTKVARLSIGQRQMVEIAKAIMAEAKVIALDEPTSSLSAAESEVLFRLIDKLRRAGKVILYVSHRLDEVFRLCDGATVLRDGRLAAHFETMAGVSRDQIVRQMVGREIRDIWGWRGRPAGAVRLEVRDIAGARLKAPAGFSLRAGEILGFFGLVGAGRSELFRLVYGADAASAGTVRIDGAPLAPRPRGAIEIGLVMCPEDRKAEGIVQGRSVGENIVIAARRHFSPLGVIRPAREAAVADDFIKRLRVRTPSRRQDIVNLSGGNQQKTILARWLAEPALKVLLVDEPTRGIDVGAKAEIYAILYDLAEKGLAVGVVSSELPEVMGICDRILVMREGRIAAEFRRDQFDEHAILAAALPVHAEEAVS, from the coding sequence ATGACCCCCTTCCTCCGCTTCGACGGCATCTCCAAGGGCTTTCCCGGCGTGCAGGCGCTGTCGGGCGTCAGCTTCGGCGTGCCGGAGGGGCATGTGCACGGCCTGCTCGGCGAGAACGGCGCCGGCAAGTCGACGCTGATCAAGATCCTCGGCGGCGATATCCGGCCCGATGCCGGCGCGCTGCATCTGGGGACGCGCGATGGGCGCTTTGCCTCGGTGCACGAGGCGATGACATCAGGGGTGGCGGTCGTGCACCAGGAGCTGCAGCTCGTGCCCGAGCTCAGCGTCGGCGAGAACCTGACGCTCGGGCGCTTCCCGAACCGCGGCGGCATCGTGTCCTTCAGGGCGCTGCACCAGGCCGCGGCGGCGGCGATCGCCGAGGTCGGCGGCGGCATCGACACCCGCACCAAGGTGGCGCGGCTCTCGATCGGCCAGCGCCAGATGGTCGAGATCGCCAAGGCGATCATGGCCGAAGCCAAGGTGATCGCCCTGGACGAGCCGACCTCCTCACTGTCGGCCGCCGAGAGCGAGGTGCTGTTCCGCCTGATCGACAAGCTGCGCCGCGCCGGCAAGGTGATCCTCTATGTCTCGCACCGGCTCGACGAGGTCTTCCGCCTGTGCGACGGCGCCACCGTGCTGCGCGACGGGCGCCTCGCCGCCCATTTCGAGACCATGGCCGGCGTCAGCCGCGATCAGATCGTGCGCCAGATGGTCGGGCGCGAGATCCGCGACATCTGGGGCTGGCGCGGCCGGCCCGCCGGGGCGGTCCGGCTCGAGGTCAGGGACATCGCCGGCGCCAGGCTGAAGGCGCCGGCGGGCTTCTCGCTGCGCGCCGGCGAGATCCTCGGCTTCTTCGGCCTGGTCGGCGCCGGGCGCAGCGAGCTCTTCCGCCTCGTCTACGGCGCCGACGCCGCGAGCGCCGGCACGGTGCGCATCGACGGCGCGCCGCTCGCCCCGCGTCCGCGCGGCGCGATCGAGATCGGCCTCGTCATGTGCCCGGAGGACCGCAAGGCCGAAGGCATCGTCCAGGGCCGCTCGGTGGGCGAGAACATCGTCATCGCCGCCCGCCGCCATTTCTCGCCGCTCGGCGTGATCCGCCCCGCCCGCGAGGCGGCGGTGGCGGACGACTTCATCAAGCGCCTCCGGGTGCGCACGCCCTCGCGCCGGCAGGACATCGTCAACCTCTCCGGCGGCAACCAGCAGAAGACCATCCTGGCGCGCTGGCTGGCCGAGCCCGCCCTCAAGGTGCTGCTGGTCGACGAGCCGACGCGCGGCATCGACGTCGGCGCCAAAGCTGAGATCTACGCCATCCTCTACGACCTCGCCGAGAAGGGCCTGGCCGTCGGTGTCGTCTCCAGCGAGCTGCCGGAGGTGATGGGCATCTGCGACCGCATCCTGGTCATGCGCGAGGGGCGGATCGCCGCCGAGTTCCGCCGCGACCAGTTCGACGAACACGCCATTCTGGCCGCCGCCCTGCCGGTGCACGCCGAGGAAGCCGTTTCATGA
- the araH gene encoding L-arabinose ABC transporter permease AraH, translated as MNSLRRLVLGDQGLVILFVIAFALVALLVPNFFTQRNMLGLLQSVVTIGIVAGSMMLCLASRDFDLSVGSTVAFAGMMAVMGSNWAGHILAGLVLALAAGVVVGVINGVVIAKLRINALITTLATMQIVRGLALIVSDGRAVGVNDAGFYAIALTPFLGIPAPVWVMIICLAAFGFILNRTVFGRNVLAIGGNPDASRLAGVEVSRTRIWIFAVQGLMCAVAGILLASRITSGQPNAATGLELSVISACVLGGVSLAGGRATISGVVVGVLILGIAENAMNLLNIQAFYQYLVRGLILLLAVLLDNVRSQALRRT; from the coding sequence ATGAATTCGCTGCGCCGCCTGGTCCTGGGCGACCAGGGCCTCGTCATCCTGTTCGTCATCGCCTTCGCGCTGGTGGCGCTGCTCGTGCCGAACTTCTTCACCCAGCGCAACATGCTGGGCCTCCTGCAGTCGGTGGTGACGATCGGCATCGTCGCCGGCAGCATGATGCTGTGCCTGGCCTCGCGCGACTTCGACCTCTCGGTCGGCTCGACGGTGGCCTTCGCCGGCATGATGGCGGTGATGGGCTCCAACTGGGCGGGGCACATCCTGGCCGGCCTGGTGCTGGCGCTGGCGGCCGGCGTCGTCGTCGGCGTGATCAACGGCGTGGTCATCGCCAAGCTGCGCATCAACGCCCTGATCACCACCCTCGCCACCATGCAGATCGTGCGCGGCCTGGCGCTGATCGTCTCGGACGGGCGCGCCGTCGGCGTCAACGACGCCGGCTTCTACGCCATCGCCCTGACGCCGTTCCTCGGCATCCCGGCGCCGGTCTGGGTGATGATCATCTGCCTTGCCGCCTTCGGCTTCATCCTCAACCGCACCGTGTTCGGCCGCAACGTGCTGGCGATCGGCGGCAACCCCGATGCCTCGCGCCTCGCCGGCGTGGAAGTGTCGCGCACCCGCATCTGGATCTTCGCCGTCCAGGGCCTGATGTGCGCCGTCGCCGGCATCCTGCTCGCCTCGCGCATCACCTCCGGCCAGCCCAACGCGGCGACGGGCCTGGAGCTCTCGGTCATCTCCGCCTGCGTGCTCGGCGGCGTGTCGCTCGCCGGCGGCCGCGCCACCATCTCCGGCGTGGTGGTCGGCGTGCTGATCCTCGGCATCGCCGAGAACGCCATGAACCTGCTCAACATCCAGGCGTTCTACCAATATCTCGTGCGCGGCCTGATCCTGCTGCTCGCCGTGCTGCTCGACAATGTCCGCAGCCAGGCGCTCAGGCGGACGTGA
- the dgoD gene encoding galactonate dehydratase → MKITGISTRVVNAEMRNWVFVKVETDEPGLFGWGEATLEWKTRAVVGAIEDLTPLVIGRDPRDIEQAVRVMKKHSFWRLGAIGMSAISGIEIALWDIYGKHLGLPVWRLLGGKVRDKVRVYTHLGLGDMRAVYETLDAAPLVERAHAVVEKGYRAFKAVFIPYTHFHAPLPEVDKVAGMMEALRAAVGPGIEIMVDFHGRPASAGAALAYVEALAPGRPMFVEELLPPGETAGLAAIAAKTSVPIAAGERLVDRLEFDELLRARAVDIAQPDICHCGGLLEAKKIAAMAETVSVGVAPHNPLGPIAGVAALHFAVSTPNHVIQEEMVGAVPWYFEVVQGPIRMIDGFWQVPEAPGLGITVDEAACAAHPFQPEVLHTTNAVLDDGTIVDW, encoded by the coding sequence TTGAAAATCACCGGCATCAGCACCCGCGTGGTCAACGCGGAGATGCGCAACTGGGTGTTCGTCAAGGTCGAGACGGACGAGCCCGGCCTGTTCGGCTGGGGCGAGGCGACGCTGGAGTGGAAGACGCGCGCCGTGGTCGGCGCGATCGAGGATCTCACGCCGCTCGTCATCGGCCGCGACCCGCGCGACATCGAGCAGGCGGTGCGGGTGATGAAGAAGCACTCGTTCTGGCGGCTCGGCGCCATCGGCATGAGCGCCATCTCCGGCATCGAGATCGCGCTCTGGGACATCTATGGCAAGCATCTCGGCCTGCCGGTCTGGCGCCTGCTCGGCGGCAAGGTGCGCGACAAGGTGCGCGTCTACACCCATCTCGGCCTCGGCGACATGCGCGCGGTCTACGAGACCCTCGACGCGGCGCCGCTGGTGGAGCGCGCCCATGCGGTGGTCGAGAAGGGCTACCGCGCCTTCAAGGCAGTGTTCATCCCCTACACCCATTTCCACGCGCCGCTGCCGGAGGTCGACAAGGTGGCGGGCATGATGGAGGCGCTGCGCGCCGCGGTCGGGCCCGGCATCGAGATCATGGTCGACTTTCACGGCCGGCCTGCCTCGGCCGGGGCGGCGCTGGCCTATGTCGAGGCGCTCGCCCCGGGGCGGCCGATGTTCGTGGAGGAGCTGCTGCCGCCGGGCGAGACCGCCGGCCTCGCTGCCATCGCAGCCAAGACCAGCGTGCCGATCGCCGCCGGCGAGCGCCTGGTCGACCGGCTGGAGTTCGACGAGCTGCTGCGGGCGCGCGCGGTCGACATCGCCCAGCCCGACATCTGCCATTGCGGCGGCCTGCTCGAGGCCAAGAAGATCGCGGCCATGGCCGAGACCGTCTCGGTCGGCGTCGCGCCGCACAACCCGCTCGGGCCGATCGCCGGGGTGGCGGCGCTGCATTTCGCGGTGTCGACGCCCAACCATGTCATCCAGGAGGAGATGGTCGGCGCCGTGCCCTGGTATTTCGAGGTGGTGCAGGGCCCGATCCGCATGATCGACGGCTTCTGGCAGGTGCCGGAGGCGCCGGGCCTCGGGATCACCGTCGACGAGGCGGCCTGCGCCGCCCACCCGTTCCAGCCGGAAGTGCTGCACACCACCAACGCCGTCCTCGACGACGGCACCATCGTCGACTGGTGA
- a CDS encoding FadR/GntR family transcriptional regulator, translating to MTRDLDALLLPMLAVQADGGKVHDSVVRTIGAWVLGGRYAPGETLPREEDLVAALGVSRTSVREAVKVLSAKGLVETRPRIGARIRPREHWRLLDPAVLSWHPNLTRDVELVTSLVEARRIIEPAAAELAARRGTAADLAVIEDAYLAMERSIPDDLAACCEADLAFHRGVIAASHNIVLNGLIGTMETALKAALLLTNSLMESQSRTLSLHKDVMECIRFRDTAGARAAMNRVLDQAAHDVGRM from the coding sequence ATGACCCGCGACCTCGACGCGCTGCTCCTGCCCATGCTCGCCGTCCAGGCCGACGGCGGCAAGGTGCATGACAGCGTGGTGCGCACCATCGGCGCCTGGGTGCTGGGCGGGCGCTATGCGCCGGGCGAGACGCTGCCGCGCGAGGAGGACCTGGTCGCGGCGCTGGGCGTCAGCCGCACCTCGGTGCGCGAGGCGGTCAAGGTGCTCTCGGCCAAGGGCCTGGTGGAGACGCGGCCGCGCATCGGCGCCCGGATCCGCCCGCGCGAGCACTGGCGCCTGCTCGACCCGGCGGTGCTGTCCTGGCATCCCAACCTCACCCGCGACGTCGAGCTCGTCACCAGCCTGGTCGAGGCGCGGCGGATCATCGAGCCGGCGGCGGCCGAGCTTGCGGCCCGGCGGGGCACCGCCGCCGACCTGGCGGTGATCGAGGACGCCTATCTCGCCATGGAGCGCTCGATCCCCGACGACCTCGCCGCCTGCTGCGAGGCGGACCTCGCCTTCCACCGCGGCGTCATCGCCGCCAGCCACAACATCGTGCTCAACGGCCTGATCGGCACCATGGAGACGGCGCTGAAGGCGGCGCTGCTGCTCACCAACAGCCTGATGGAGAGCCAGTCGCGGACGCTGTCGCTGCACAAGGACGTGATGGAGTGCATCCGCTTCCGCGACACCGCGGGGGCGCGGGCGGCGATGAACCGGGTGCTCGACCAGGCCGCCCACGACGTCGGACGGATGTAG
- a CDS encoding arabinose ABC transporter substrate-binding protein, producing the protein MQRIVKALAVAGIALQALAAPAFAADVKIGFVVKQPEEPWFQDEWKFAEIAAKEKGFTLVKIGAEDGEKVMAAIDNLGAQGVQGFIVCTPDVKLGPAIVAKSAANNLKLMTVDDQLVDGSGAPLADVPHMGISATKIGEQVGQAIIDEAKHRGWDLKDVGAIRVSYDQLPTAKDRVEGAIAVLTKNGFPAANIYDAPQAKTDTEAALNAATTVINAHSGVKHWVAFGLNDEAALGAVRATESVGIKPEDVIAVGIGGADSAINEFKKGQPTGFFATVIISPKRHGYETSLNMYDWIGGKEPPKLVQTAGELAKRDDYQTVRKGLGLE; encoded by the coding sequence ATGCAGCGCATCGTGAAGGCACTGGCCGTGGCGGGCATCGCCCTGCAGGCCCTGGCGGCGCCGGCCTTTGCCGCCGACGTCAAGATCGGCTTCGTGGTCAAGCAGCCCGAGGAGCCGTGGTTCCAGGACGAATGGAAGTTCGCCGAGATCGCGGCCAAGGAAAAGGGCTTCACCCTGGTCAAGATCGGCGCCGAGGACGGCGAGAAGGTGATGGCGGCCATCGACAATCTCGGCGCCCAGGGGGTGCAGGGCTTCATCGTCTGCACGCCGGACGTCAAGCTCGGCCCGGCGATCGTCGCCAAGTCGGCCGCCAACAACCTGAAGCTGATGACGGTCGACGACCAGCTGGTCGACGGCTCGGGCGCGCCGCTCGCCGACGTGCCGCATATGGGCATCTCCGCCACCAAGATCGGCGAGCAGGTCGGCCAGGCGATCATCGACGAGGCCAAGCATCGCGGCTGGGACTTGAAGGACGTCGGCGCCATCCGCGTCTCCTACGACCAGCTGCCGACGGCCAAGGACCGGGTCGAGGGCGCGATCGCGGTGCTGACCAAGAACGGCTTCCCCGCCGCCAACATCTATGACGCGCCGCAGGCCAAGACCGACACCGAGGCGGCGCTCAACGCCGCGACCACGGTCATCAACGCCCATTCCGGCGTGAAGCACTGGGTCGCCTTCGGCCTCAACGACGAGGCGGCGCTCGGCGCGGTGCGCGCCACCGAGAGCGTCGGCATCAAGCCGGAGGACGTGATCGCGGTCGGCATCGGCGGGGCGGACTCGGCCATCAACGAGTTCAAGAAGGGCCAGCCCACCGGCTTCTTCGCCACGGTGATCATCTCGCCCAAGCGCCACGGCTACGAGACCTCGCTCAACATGTATGACTGGATCGGCGGCAAGGAGCCGCCCAAGCTGGTCCAGACCGCCGGGGAACTGGCCAAGCGCGACGATTACCAGACGGTGCGCAAGGGCCTGGGGCTGGAGTGA
- a CDS encoding ABC transporter permease, whose amino-acid sequence MTTTRLRLSWALEAALPAVALIALFAAIFWQQPRAMSYFGVNLLLNLAVPIIFATIAQMLIIAVNDLDLSIGPFVSLVACIGATLLPTAPVLGVAALAAAVAGYALIGALIEWRKLPSIVVTLGLSFAWLGLAIMLLPTPGGAAPGWLKAAMQVKPPFVPLPIWVAAAAALVAYLLVMRSTFGVLIRGAGGNARSVQRAGWSLLRIRVIVYALAGLFGVVSGLSLLGLTTSGDANIASRYTLISIAAVILGGASFIGGRVSPVGAVLGAMTLTLASSFLTFLRISPDWQIGAQGLILILVLALRALIQQVARTA is encoded by the coding sequence ATGACGACGACGCGCCTGCGCCTCTCCTGGGCCCTGGAGGCCGCGCTGCCGGCGGTGGCGCTGATCGCCCTGTTCGCCGCCATCTTCTGGCAGCAGCCGCGGGCCATGTCCTATTTCGGCGTCAACCTGCTCCTGAACCTGGCCGTGCCGATCATCTTCGCCACCATCGCGCAGATGCTGATCATCGCGGTCAACGACCTCGACCTCTCGATCGGTCCCTTCGTGTCGCTGGTCGCCTGCATCGGCGCGACGCTGCTGCCGACCGCGCCGGTGCTCGGCGTCGCGGCGCTGGCGGCGGCGGTCGCCGGCTATGCGCTGATCGGCGCCCTGATCGAGTGGCGCAAGCTGCCCTCGATCGTGGTGACGCTCGGCCTCTCCTTCGCCTGGCTGGGCCTCGCCATCATGCTGCTGCCCACCCCCGGCGGCGCGGCGCCGGGCTGGCTCAAGGCGGCGATGCAGGTCAAGCCGCCCTTCGTGCCCCTGCCGATCTGGGTCGCCGCGGCGGCGGCCCTCGTCGCCTATCTCCTGGTGATGCGCTCGACCTTCGGCGTGCTGATCCGCGGCGCCGGCGGCAATGCCCGCTCGGTGCAGCGTGCCGGCTGGTCGCTGCTGCGCATCCGGGTCATCGTCTATGCGCTGGCGGGCTTGTTCGGCGTGGTCTCGGGCCTCAGCCTCCTCGGCCTCACCACCTCCGGCGATGCCAACATCGCATCGCGCTACACGCTGATCTCGATCGCCGCGGTGATCCTGGGCGGAGCCTCCTTCATCGGAGGCCGCGTCTCGCCGGTCGGCGCCGTGCTCGGCGCCATGACGCTGACGCTGGCCTCGTCCTTCCTCACCTTCCTGCGCATCTCGCCGGACTGGCAGATCGGCGCGCAGGGCCTGATCCTGATCCTGGTCCTGGCGCTGCGGGCGCTGATCCAGCAGGTGGCGAGGACCGCGTGA
- a CDS encoding ABC transporter permease, with protein MLRTVLAKPWIWSFLAAVAAWLATLAVSGGQGGGQILTAAFSFSAFTVLVSLGQMLVITTGPGNVDLSIPSVIALSSAVSMLVMNEDPAMIVPGLLAAVLAGLAVGACNFGLIRLLRIPPIIATLSSSLVVMSIAIVNGRGLKIKPPQLFSDLVTAKLFGVPLLAAVALIAAVLVALALERTVYGRSVGAVGQNDRAAQLAGFDVERTRFITYALSGGLAGLTGALIAGFSGGNSLDQGEEYLLLTIAVVVIGGTSVAGGRASVPGVWGAALFMFLVVTMLNAAGADPGVRLLLTGLIIIAVITLAGGEKTIR; from the coding sequence ATGCTGCGCACCGTCCTGGCCAAACCCTGGATCTGGTCGTTCCTGGCGGCGGTCGCCGCGTGGCTGGCGACGCTCGCGGTCTCCGGCGGCCAGGGCGGCGGCCAGATCCTGACCGCCGCCTTCTCCTTCTCCGCCTTCACCGTGCTGGTGTCGCTCGGCCAGATGCTGGTGATCACCACCGGGCCCGGCAATGTCGACCTGTCCATCCCCTCGGTCATCGCCCTCTCCAGCGCCGTCTCGATGCTGGTGATGAACGAGGATCCTGCCATGATCGTGCCGGGGCTGCTGGCCGCCGTGCTGGCGGGCCTGGCGGTCGGCGCCTGCAATTTCGGCCTGATCCGGCTGCTGCGCATCCCGCCGATCATCGCGACGCTGTCGTCCAGCCTGGTGGTGATGTCGATCGCCATCGTCAACGGCCGCGGCCTCAAGATCAAGCCGCCGCAGCTGTTCTCCGACCTGGTGACCGCCAAGCTCTTCGGCGTGCCGCTGCTCGCCGCCGTCGCCCTCATCGCCGCGGTCCTCGTCGCCCTGGCGCTCGAGCGCACCGTCTATGGCCGCTCGGTCGGGGCCGTCGGGCAGAACGACCGGGCGGCGCAGCTCGCCGGCTTCGACGTCGAGCGCACCCGCTTCATCACCTACGCGCTCTCCGGAGGCCTGGCGGGGCTGACCGGCGCCCTGATCGCCGGCTTCTCCGGCGGCAACTCGCTCGATCAGGGCGAGGAATACCTGCTGCTCACCATCGCCGTGGTGGTCATCGGCGGCACGTCGGTCGCTGGCGGCCGGGCGAGCGTGCCTGGGGTCTGGGGCGCGGCGCTGTTCATGTTCCTGGTGGTGACCATGCTGAACGCGGCCGGCGCCGATCCCGGCGTCCGCCTGCTGCTCACCGGCCTGATCATCATCGCCGTCATCACCCTCGCCGGCGGCGAAAAGACGATACGATAG
- a CDS encoding ABC transporter substrate-binding protein — translation MRITPSIQALLTAAALAALPLAGAQAGDTKDMKIALSNNYAGNSWRQAMLKSWDKVTKQAVADGIVAEAPAFTTSENQATEQAAQIQTMILQGYNAIVINAASPTAVNGAVKQACDAGIVVVSFDGIVTEPCAYRIAVDFKKLGSMQIDYLKSRGIKGNLLEIRGIAGVFVDDEIHAGITTAVAADADFKIVGSVHGNWTQTVAQKEVAGILPTLPEVAAVVTQGGDGFGAAQAFKSAGRAVPTIFFGNREDELTYWKEQKDANGYQSMSASIAPGAGTFAFWVAQQILAGAKPPQDMTLPILVVTQDSLEDDLKRTDKGSVTNKEYSQKEVIDFLAKAK, via the coding sequence ATGCGCATCACGCCATCCATCCAAGCGCTGCTAACCGCCGCGGCGCTGGCCGCCCTGCCGCTCGCCGGCGCGCAGGCCGGCGACACCAAGGACATGAAGATCGCCCTGTCCAACAATTATGCCGGGAACTCCTGGCGCCAGGCGATGCTGAAGAGCTGGGACAAGGTGACCAAGCAGGCGGTGGCCGACGGCATCGTCGCCGAGGCGCCGGCCTTCACCACCTCGGAGAACCAGGCGACCGAGCAGGCCGCGCAGATCCAGACCATGATCCTGCAGGGCTACAATGCCATCGTCATCAACGCCGCCTCGCCCACCGCCGTCAACGGCGCGGTGAAGCAGGCCTGCGACGCCGGCATCGTCGTCGTCTCCTTCGACGGCATCGTCACCGAGCCCTGCGCCTACCGCATCGCGGTCGACTTCAAGAAGCTCGGCTCCATGCAGATCGATTATCTCAAGAGCCGCGGCATCAAGGGCAACCTGCTCGAGATCCGCGGCATTGCCGGCGTCTTCGTCGACGACGAGATCCACGCGGGCATCACCACGGCCGTCGCCGCCGATGCCGACTTCAAGATCGTCGGCTCCGTGCACGGCAACTGGACGCAGACCGTCGCCCAGAAGGAGGTCGCCGGCATCCTGCCGACGCTGCCCGAGGTCGCGGCGGTGGTGACGCAGGGCGGCGACGGCTTCGGCGCGGCGCAGGCCTTCAAGTCGGCGGGCCGCGCCGTGCCGACCATCTTCTTCGGCAACCGCGAGGACGAGCTGACCTACTGGAAGGAGCAGAAGGACGCCAACGGCTACCAGAGCATGTCGGCCTCGATCGCGCCCGGCGCCGGCACCTTCGCCTTCTGGGTGGCGCAGCAGATCCTGGCCGGCGCCAAGCCGCCGCAGGACATGACGCTGCCGATCCTGGTGGTGACGCAGGACTCCCTGGAGGACGACCTGAAGCGCACCGACAAGGGCAGCGTCACCAACAAGGAATATTCGCAGAAGGAAGTCATCGACTTCCTCGCCAAGGCGAAGTGA
- a CDS encoding sugar ABC transporter ATP-binding protein: MSLATVPVQAATAVALTGVAKSFGAVRALSPVDFTLRAGECLGLVGHNGAGKSTLMNLLAGVLQPDEGVFTLHGEAIGGAYDVRSAHRFGVRCVFQELSLCPNLSIAENTRIAHPSIRGLGWRRAAARLVGAKLDEIFPGHGLAMDTPVGNLPIGQRQMVEIARAFTETRDKALVVILDEPTSSLDATAASQLVSFVRRFVAGERSAVVISHKIDEVLAATDRVLVMRDGRIVADRPTGAFSRETIVAAMGHAAEQRVAAAAAGARSGPAVVTVASADAASLPLAAHKGEIIGLAGLAGHGQTSLLLRVHEAARRRRPGIAVHSAVALVAGDRQADGVFPLWSIERNMSPRWLRHLTRRGLIDLGAERGRAEDWRKRLALVCKSIESPILSLSGGNQQKALFARALGSPAGLVLMDDPMRGVDVGTKQEVYRLIRGEAEGGRTFLWYTTEMDELFHCDRVYVFHDGRIVREIAAADLTEERVVQASFEQAPAGSAP; this comes from the coding sequence GTGAGCCTCGCCACCGTCCCGGTCCAGGCAGCCACGGCCGTCGCGCTGACGGGCGTGGCCAAGAGCTTCGGCGCGGTGCGTGCGCTCTCGCCGGTCGATTTCACGCTGCGGGCCGGGGAATGCCTCGGCCTTGTCGGCCATAACGGCGCCGGCAAGTCCACCCTGATGAACCTCCTCGCCGGGGTGCTGCAGCCCGACGAGGGGGTGTTCACGCTCCACGGCGAAGCGATCGGCGGCGCCTACGACGTGCGCAGCGCCCACCGGTTCGGGGTGCGTTGCGTGTTCCAGGAACTGTCGCTCTGCCCCAACCTGTCGATCGCCGAGAACACCCGGATCGCCCACCCCTCGATCCGGGGCCTGGGCTGGCGGCGCGCAGCGGCGCGGCTGGTCGGAGCCAAGCTCGACGAGATCTTCCCGGGCCATGGCCTCGCCATGGACACCCCGGTCGGCAATCTGCCGATCGGCCAGCGCCAGATGGTCGAGATCGCCCGCGCCTTCACCGAGACCCGGGACAAGGCCCTCGTCGTCATTCTCGACGAGCCCACCTCCTCGCTCGACGCCACCGCGGCGAGCCAGCTCGTCTCCTTCGTCCGCCGCTTCGTCGCCGGCGAGCGCAGCGCCGTCGTCATCTCCCACAAGATCGACGAGGTCCTGGCGGCGACCGACCGGGTCCTGGTGATGCGCGACGGGCGCATCGTCGCCGACCGGCCGACCGGGGCCTTCTCGCGCGAGACGATCGTCGCCGCCATGGGCCATGCTGCGGAGCAGCGGGTCGCCGCGGCCGCCGCCGGCGCGCGCTCCGGGCCCGCGGTCGTCACGGTGGCGTCCGCCGACGCCGCCTCGCTGCCGCTCGCCGCCCACAAGGGCGAGATCATCGGCCTTGCCGGGCTCGCCGGCCACGGCCAGACCAGCCTGCTGCTCCGGGTCCACGAGGCGGCGCGGCGCCGGCGGCCCGGCATCGCCGTCCACAGCGCCGTGGCGCTGGTGGCCGGCGACCGGCAGGCCGACGGCGTGTTCCCGCTCTGGTCGATCGAGCGCAACATGAGCCCGCGCTGGCTGCGGCACCTGACCCGCCGCGGTCTCATCGACCTCGGCGCCGAGCGGGGCCGGGCCGAGGACTGGCGCAAGCGGCTCGCCCTTGTCTGCAAGTCGATCGAGAGCCCGATCCTGTCGCTGTCGGGCGGCAACCAGCAGAAGGCGCTGTTCGCCCGCGCCCTCGGCTCGCCCGCCGGGCTGGTGCTGATGGACGACCCGATGCGCGGCGTCGACGTCGGCACCAAGCAGGAGGTCTATCGCCTGATCCGCGGCGAGGCCGAGGGCGGCCGCACCTTCCTCTGGTACACCACGGAAATGGACGAGCTGTTCCACTGCGACCGCGTCTACGTGTTCCATGACGGGCGCATCGTCCGCGAGATCGCGGCCGCCGACCTGACAGAGGAACGGGTGGTGCAGGCCTCGTTCGAGCAGGCTCCCGCCGGGAGCGCGCCATGA